The genomic window AAGTCAGTTTGCATGGCTTGTCGTCCAAGTTGATATACTACTACACGTCTCGGCGAGGGACCTTGGTCATTGTGGGGCCCTGAGGTCGGCCTAGTGTTGGGCTTCCCTGTAGGAAGGCCAACCCAGGTGTGGTACACCGTCACTAGCCCCCGAGCATGTATGGAGTTGGAGTCCTTCTTCCTTCGGGAATAAGAACCTAGACGGGCTCCTGTTGTTTGAAAAAAAACATGGCATGTCTTCATAGGTCGGCTTCAGTGATCTTCGGGCTCGCCGAGCGTATGACCTCCTTTAATAGGTTGAAGGAGACATGATCCACCAAGCTCATCGCCCCGAGGAGGAAGTCGAGGACAAAGTGTCCGACCTCCCTATCTTTGTATTCATTGGAGACATTCCGGTTCATAGAAACCGGCTTCAAAAACGGTGATTCGGCCGAAGCGCAAAGTGTTGTGATTTTTCTTCTTTTATAGATACATTGGGGGCACGATAGTGCACCTGGTGGGCATAGGGCCTGGACCTCCAGCCAACTCATGGGGTCGAGTGAAGGGTCTTGGTTAACTTTTGAAGggcaaacacgtgtcggctcgaCTGCGAAGGCAGTAAACGATGTGATCTGACGGGCTTGAATGCCTGAAGGGGCTGTTTATGGAGGAGTTATCAAGGAGATTATAATCTGTATGAATACATTTATCTCTTGTAATTTCGCTCATGAGTTTAGCAACTCGAAATTTAAAGCTCACAATTTAGCTAGGCATTATTTAGCTTTAGGTCGGGGTCGTCATATATGGTTGGGACCTCATTATCCCATTGTTACGAAAAAGgattcccccgctttatattataattTATAAAGCAACATTATCCCATTGTTATCCCTGTAAACATACCAATTTTCAATAACAATAAATCCTAGCAGATTGATCTAGAAAAATCAGTCCCGCTGAGTTTATTTATTTTATGTTCTGGTTTGTAATTGCCACCAGATACATATACGACACAAAGATTCAGAACGTACTCCCTCCgctccgatttactcgtcgtggttctGATTCAGAAAGTACTCCATCAGTAACTTCTTTAGATTCCCTTCTCGACCTAGGTTTGGTTACATGATCTTGAGACTATCCACGAACCTTGTCCCTTCAGCCAGCGCGCTGAAGTTCCCCTTGACATACTCAACATGGTCGATGGCCTTGTACGTCGCCTCGCCTAGCTCCGGGAGCGGCTTCACCATTCCGGCAACACAAGCATTCTGAAACATCACCACAGTGGCCCGCCCTTTCTCGACGTCCGGCAGCACCCTGTGCTCGGCGCTCTTGTACGTGCCATTGGTGAGGATCTGGAGAATGTCGCCGACGTTGATGACGAAGGCGCCTGGCAGCGGGTTCAGCGGGTACCACCTGCCGTTTTTCCTCACCTGCAGGCCGGGGGTGTCATCCACGTGCAGCAGCAGCGTCAGGCCGAGGCCGTCATGGTGCGGCGTGATACCGATCACCTTGTCCGGGTGGCGGCACGGAGGGTAGTAGTGGAAGGCAACACTCTGCGTCTTGCCCTGGAAGGTTCCCATGAGGGCCTCCTGCTCAACGCCGAGGTCACTCGCCATGAACACCGTAAGGCGGCTTGTGAGATTTGACATCTCCACTGAGTACTTGTCAAGTGCATCCCTGAATGATATGTGTACACGTAATGTATATGTAAGCCCGCGAATGAGACGAAGCAAACGGAGCAATGCATCATGTAATTAATTTAAGCAAGAGATAATGAGAATTAGGACCTAAATGTCGACGGATTGGCAGGCCAAAACTGAATGTTCCTTTGCTCGTGTTGCTGCGTCACGAGGATTAGGCTCTCTGCCCAGTCCAACTTTTCAGACGACGCTCTGTTGTAGTGGTGTCCAAACCCTTCGAAGCCATTGGCTTGGATGGCCACTGCCTTCTTCTTCTCCAGCGGCAAGCCAAAGAACTGCAGAGTGTTATCTTTCATATCTTGTACAACTGTTTCATCAACTCCGTGGTTTGTTAACTGCCAATACAGAGGATGTAAATTTGATAGTTGGACTTGGATAGTCTGGTAGATAGATCAACAAATTAAAGTGTAGCCACTCCACATGGTGTCTGGCCATGGTTCTCATTTCAGTGAAAATTCAGCTGAACTTGGAAAAATAATAGTCATTTTAGCAGGATAGTAGATatacaaaaatatttgaattttttgTCAACATATTTCTCTATCACAGAACTTGGTGCTGAATAAAGAATACCCAAACTTACGTCAAGTTTCCTAGAATTCTGGTTGGATTTCAGTCCAACAATTCTTTTTGAATGTTTTCAGTGATTTCAGTAAAACAGTTGGTATGCTACAAGTATTACTTTTTGTCGAATTCTACCTCTCGCATTTATTTTTGAGAAAAGCATGTTTTTGTCCCTCAGTTTCCCCAAAAGTATAGACTTTGTCCCTCAAGATTTCTTGGTATATATATTTGGACCTTCAAGTCTCAAAACCGGATAAATTTGGTCCAGACCAGATTTTAAGCACGTTGACCGGGGTTTGACCAGGTTTGATTGATGAACAGTAAATTTAAAAAAATAGCAAACAAATTTAGAAAATCTGCAATTTTGTGGCAACCGACATGCTTTGGTGCGCTTCGTGCGTGTAAATTTTTGTGGTCAAATAACATCCAAGGAGCTCGAGCCAAGAAAAGCAATTTTGAGGTTTTTCTGTGAGCCAAAATTAGGTTTTTTATGCCACGAGTCCCTCAAATGTCGAAACACCACACAAATTTTCACACACCAAAGCATCTTGGTTGCTACAAAATTCCatagtttttttttgctttgttctttttttttaatttactgttcatccGTCAAACATGGTCAACGTGCTTAAAATTTGGTTTTGGACCAGACTTATCTGGTCTTGAGACTTGAAAGACCAAATATGTATACCAAAAAATCTTAAAGGATCCGGTCTTGAGACTTGAAAGACCAAATGTATACCAAAAAATCTTAAAGGATCAAGTCTATACCTTTTGGAAACTTGAGGGACCATTAACATATGTTTCTCTTTATTTTCTGAAGttttaagaaagaaagaaaaatgggCCAGGCTGAGGACGGAGGGGTGTGACGGGCCGTGTACGTCTACACATACGTGCCACATACAGAGGTGGGTATACCTTATTGTCAAATGACCATACTATtctactgtgttaaaaaaaatgaCCATATTATTCTTATACGGTTTGTGAGGTGGGGTGTACCAAAGCATTGGATGTTTTGGTCATTTCAATAAGACAGTAGGTATGCCAAAAACATTTCTTTttgtaaaaaaggaaaaaaaatgaaaactttcATCGAGTTTCCTAAATTTTTAGCTAGATTTCAGCCCAACTAAAGCGAAAGTTTGTACCATGCATCTGGCCGAGCTGAGGATCACTAGAAATTACAGGAATTAATATTTCCTAACCAGCAAGATCTCGCACTACTATTTGTAGTATACGAATATGAAAAGCACGAGTGAATGGCCTCTCTCAAAACGACGGTAGATATACTCCATTGCGAGCAAAGATAAGAACCTGGAAGAAGCCCCAGTCTCGACACGCAGAGCCAAGCTTGGCAATCTCGGCTTCCGACAACTCCGGGTGAAGCAGCCTCGCCATGTCTACAACCGGTAGCTCATAGCTCTCGTCGCTGCCGACGACGACCCCGTCCCTGACCTCATCTGGCCGGGCATACCTGTCGGGGATCACAGTGGAGTCCGCGAACGTGGCCGACGCGGCGTCCGTGATCTCGGCCCTGCTGATCACCTTGTCGCCGATACGCTCCATGGATCCTGCGACTCTCCCCTCCGTGGGCGTCCTCCTCCCCAATGCTCACAGAATTGCCAGGTTTCTGTGGTTCTATGTTGGCTAGGTGCTAGGTCGCGTTCCGCGCCCAGATGAGAATCCACTGAAGTAGAGTGCTCAACTACCTATCTAGAGGTTTCCACAGTGTTAGTTGTTGGCTTCCATGATTGATGATTCAGCTTCACTCCGACTCAACCCGACGACAAGTCATCGCGGCTTTTGTTCGTATCCTGATGGGGCGATGATACAACAATAGCCAAAACATGCACGGAACCTTCTTTTTTCGTGGTAGCTATTGGTCAGTCAAATCTGTTACCGTTCATttgtgtttttttgtgatttgcaatTGTGGATAGAAGTATGTATTTGACTGACACTTGCTTGTTGTGTTTTCAGTCGATTTTACAGCCCGGTTATTTTCTGTAGCTGGGCTGTTTCATGGCCTGCTGCTACCGGTTCCTTTTTTCTGAGGGGTGCTCCTAAATGCCCCACACCGGCACCCcctattttcttgttttttttttgttactcttccgtttttgttttttcttctttcaaAAATTcgggattttgaaaaaaaaatgaaaattcagaAAACAAGAAATGGGAATTTTGAAACGTTCA from Triticum aestivum cultivar Chinese Spring chromosome 3B, IWGSC CS RefSeq v2.1, whole genome shotgun sequence includes these protein-coding regions:
- the LOC123072363 gene encoding protein SRG1 gives rise to the protein MERIGDKVISRAEITDAASATFADSTVIPDRYARPDEVRDGVVVGSDESYELPVVDMARLLHPELSEAEIAKLGSACRDWGFFQLTNHGVDETVVQDMKDNTLQFFGLPLEKKKAVAIQANGFEGFGHHYNRASSEKLDWAESLILVTQQHEQRNIQFWPANPSTFRDALDKYSVEMSNLTSRLTVFMASDLGVEQEALMGTFQGKTQSVAFHYYPPCRHPDKVIGITPHHDGLGLTLLLHVDDTPGLQVRKNGRWYPLNPLPGAFVINVGDILQILTNGTYKSAEHRVLPDVEKGRATVVMFQNACVAGMVKPLPELGEATYKAIDHVEYVKGNFSALAEGTRFVDSLKIM